Proteins from a genomic interval of Desulfovibrio piger:
- a CDS encoding tyrosine-type recombinase/integrase — MATKHKRATMTARQLAEDYLAHQITRDVTRTSTRHHLNQLLTLFGGWQARRVGAAQMQEFLTVQRGRGVMATTAHHRVRLWRTVLAWAVETGRLPASPLAGFRLHRPRARRIDPPTRAEAARMYKMAAPHIRRVIVLGMAAGPRIGPSELFRLAWADVDLAAGYMRMPNAAKGAKDDSRIVPIRDDILPLLREWREEDEKRACPWVIHWQGRPVRCIGHAWHQARKAAGITRRITPYSLRHAMPTEALEHGADVKAVAEVMGHADPTMLLRVYQHTRYRLRKKAVNAAPGLKLDKI, encoded by the coding sequence ATGGCAACAAAACACAAACGGGCGACCATGACGGCCCGTCAACTGGCAGAGGACTATCTGGCCCACCAGATCACGCGGGACGTGACCCGCACCAGCACCCGGCATCACCTCAACCAGCTGCTGACCCTGTTCGGGGGCTGGCAGGCTCGCCGGGTGGGCGCGGCCCAGATGCAAGAGTTTTTGACCGTCCAGCGGGGGCGCGGCGTCATGGCCACCACAGCGCACCACCGCGTCCGCCTGTGGCGTACCGTCCTAGCCTGGGCCGTGGAGACGGGGCGCCTGCCCGCGTCGCCTCTGGCGGGTTTCCGGCTGCACCGCCCCAGGGCACGGCGCATCGATCCGCCCACGCGGGCCGAGGCTGCGCGCATGTATAAAATGGCCGCGCCGCATATCCGACGTGTGATCGTCTTGGGCATGGCCGCCGGGCCGCGCATAGGCCCCAGCGAGCTTTTTCGGCTTGCATGGGCGGATGTGGATCTGGCGGCGGGCTATATGAGGATGCCCAACGCTGCCAAGGGCGCGAAGGACGACAGCAGGATCGTCCCCATCCGGGACGACATCCTGCCCCTGTTGCGGGAGTGGAGAGAGGAAGACGAAAAGCGAGCCTGTCCGTGGGTTATTCACTGGCAGGGACGGCCGGTGCGATGCATAGGCCATGCGTGGCACCAAGCCCGCAAGGCGGCGGGCATCACGCGGCGCATAACGCCCTACAGCCTGCGCCATGCCATGCCCACGGAAGCCCTTGAGCATGGCGCGGACGTGAAAGCGGTGGCGGAGGTCATGGGCCATGCTGACCCGACCATGCTGCTGCGTGTCTATCAGCACACACGCTACAGGCTGCGGAAAAAAGCGGTCAACGCCGCGCCAGGACTGAAACTCGACAAGATTTGA
- a CDS encoding Com family DNA-binding transcriptional regulator yields MKQEQLTEIRCRHCGKLLAKAWAIEVYLEHKCSRCGAYNILRATRPNSEHPERPQEHCHAESGQPVQRSRSV; encoded by the coding sequence ATGAAACAGGAGCAACTTACCGAGATCCGCTGCCGCCATTGCGGCAAACTGCTGGCTAAGGCTTGGGCAATCGAAGTGTATCTGGAACACAAATGCTCCCGCTGCGGGGCGTATAACATTCTGCGGGCCACGCGCCCCAATTCGGAACATCCAGAGCGTCCACAGGAGCATTGTCATGCTGAAAGTGGGCAGCCTGTTCAGCGGAGCCGGTCTGTGTGA